Proteins from a genomic interval of Coccinella septempunctata chromosome 2, icCocSept1.1, whole genome shotgun sequence:
- the LOC123306757 gene encoding protein daughterless isoform X8, giving the protein MWYTALSKDFEEGHRQLRFSSKPMYGSDEFTHTHDSSPRYSSPGGAAATGYYLGPEGATGASVGEWTGAQYNAAPYQTYEAYGLIPEPDPTVTTQGSAQGLPPMSSLRPNGAQAASMSNAAAFVPNNHADTVAKTLGAVYPIPEQASASSYSSAPSTPVSSPPPLAPAPWLGNHNNPHSPHYSQTVNVNNGTTAQALHMPTAPEAQRLDDAIVFLRDHAEVNFNFQGTRMEERLDDAINVLRNHAESQLGLGQLPPNLAPHQLSSLGYAVPPLPEPHLPEPIKVERATYNTKKRKEPPDSDTKPSSSIESVVQPNSTSGPQSKSSKRSRRYCSSADETEEGDLDPDIKAQREKERRQANNARERIRIRDINEALKELGRMCMAHLKTDKPQTKLGILNMAVEVIMTLEQQVRERNLNPKAACLKRREEEKAEDGPKLGPGPPHHMLATPHYSTITGPPTNLPHNPGQPQ; this is encoded by the exons tatGGCTCCGATGAATTCACACACACGCACGACTCCTCGCCGAGGTACTCGTCGCCGGGCGGCGCAGCGGCGACCGGCTATTACCTGGGGCCCGAGGGGGCCACTGGGGCCAGCGTCGGCGAGTGGACGGGGGCCCAGTATAACGCGGCGCCCTACCAGACGTACGAGGCGTACGGCCTCATACCCGAGCCCGACCCCACGGTGACGACCCAAGGATCGGCCCAGGGACTGCCGCCGATGTCCTCGCTGAGGCCGAATGGGGCGCAGGCTGCCTCCATGTCCAACGCCGCCGCCTTCGTGCCCAACAATCACGCCGACACAGTGGCCAAGACCTTGGGAGCG GTGTACCCGATACCAGAACAAGCGAGTGCGAGCAGTTACAGTTCGGCGCCGTCGACTCCAGTCAGCTCGCCGCCACCCTTAGCCCCGGCGCCCTGGCTGGGAAATCACAACAATCCACACTCTCCACACTACTCACAAACAGTGAACGTCAACAATGGTACAACTGCTCAAGCACTTCACATG CCCACGGCCCCAGAAGCTCAAAGGTTAGACGACGCTATTGTTTTTCTGAGGGACCATGCCGAGGTCAAC TTTAATTTCCAGGGAACGAGGATGGAAGAGAGGTTGGACGACGCGATCAACGTACTCAGGAACCACGCGGAATCACAGTTGGGGCTCGGGCAGCTACCTCCGAACCTGGCCCCGCATCAGTTGAGCTCTCTAGGATACGCAGTCCCGCCACTACCAGAACCACATTTACCTGAACCGATCAAAGTGGAAAGGGCAACATACAACACGA AAAAACGCAAGGAGCCCCCAGACAGCGATACCAAACCCTCGAGTTCCATAGAAAGCGTAGTACAACCTAATTCTACTAGTGGGCCCCAATCAAAATCTTCCAAAAGGTCGAGAAGGTA TTGTTCCAGCGCGGATGAGACTGAGGAGGGAGACTTAGATCCAGATATAAAAGCACAAAGGGAAAAAGAAAGGCGGCAAGCCAATAACGCAAGAGAAAG AATACGTATTCGGGATATAAACGAAGCTTTAAAAGAACTGGGTCGAATGTGTATGGCACACTTGAAGACGGACAAACCACAAACCAAACTTGGGATACTTAATATGGCTGTTGAAGTTATTATGACATTAGAACAACAAGTTAGAG aacGAAATCTTAATCCAAAGGCAGCTTGCTTAAAACgaagagaagaagaaaaagCCGAAGATGGGCCAAAATTAGGTCCTGGACCTCCACATCACATGTTGGCAACCCCCCATTACTCCACCATAACG GGTCCTCCTACCAACTTGCCTCACAATCCAGGCCAGCCCCAATAG
- the LOC123306443 gene encoding N-acetyltransferase ESCO2 gives MEEDANLLDASPEYIAYQNISKIPSTELIRKILDTPEKKLNFEVSTTSPCRNIEDNGNTSSLSLTQILKTPNDSHTHTEEAPKIPRKSIGSDKEDQNSSCNKSSKVRTTLFRDMEISLSTRQFYPSTDPIVSKKKTSVLSIHSKKLDDQSKRRKSLPRKRLFGQINGGVRHKIRKREKSPKISKASVSQIKTYKSDFAVDSKFEEYMKDLKEISQNKEVKLIQHVPKVNLSNTLKKSHDDTTDIVCEKSKNSETVLNDPTSNFSFENDTLENEVSVPIENILNALEESVGEDKENRCRDKEGLLSPTAELSTMTLGLKLGSPKTARNLTTVFQNMADTNSQASLENNKSEYYPLFYPQKRKMEKALEKECPIKRRKMKVTSDQMLLDAGQKKFGLVECAECNYVYNAGDPKDEHLHDNHHNATNILQFNGWKNERIVDQIDGRIIQILPGDSKQWIDKVKRLASFINREMGYQNMEIDISRSMVFLFIFNKSIIGCLMAESKTSANKILTANVEVDLCSLEEYPVTCGVSRIWVAPSYRKKGIATKLMETLRKNFLPDRMVEKGEIALSAPTPDGKLFATKYFQTPNFYTYLN, from the exons ATGGAGGAAGATGCAAATCTTCTGGATGCAAGCCCAGAATATATCGCATAccagaatatttccaaaattcctAGTACCGAGTTGATAAGGAAGATACTAGATACTCCGGAGAAGAAGTTGAATTTCGAGGTTTCAACTACTAGTCCATGTAGAAACATTGAGGATAATGGCAATACTTCTTCTTTATCCCTAACTCAAATCCTCAAGACCCCAAATGACTCTCATACTCACACAGAAGAAGCTCCTAAAATACCAAGGAAAAGTATTGGATCTGATAAGGAGGACCAAAATTCATCTTGCAATAAAAGCTCTAAAGTTAGAACAACCCTATTCCGTGATATGGAAATCTCATTGTCCACAAGGCAGTTCTATCCATCAACAGACCCCATTGTCAGTAAGAAAAAGACTTCTGTTTTATCGATACATTCCAAAAAACTCGATGATCAATCCAAAAGAAGGAAAAGTCTACCAAGGAAAAGACTATTTGGCCAAATAAATGGTGGTGTGAGACATAAAATAAGGAAAAGAGAAAAGTCACCAAAGATATCTAAAGCCTCAGTATctcaaataaaaacttacaagagTGATTTTGCTGTGGATTCCAAATTCGAAGAATACATGAAGGATTTAAAAGAGATCAGTCAAAATAAAGAAGTAAAGCTTATTCAGCATGTGCCAAAAGTAAATCTATCAAATACTTTGAAAAAATCACATGATGATACCACGGATATTGTGTGTGAGAAATCCAAAAATTCCGAAACTGTGCTGAATGATCCTACAAgcaatttttcttttgaaaatgaTACATTAGAAAATGAAGTGAGTGTGCCTATAGAAAATATACTGAATGCATTAGAAGAGTCAGTTGGGGAAGATAAGGAGAACAGGTGTAGGGATAAAGAAGGACTGTTATCCCCAACAGCGGAATTGAGTACTATGACATTAGGGCTGAAGTTGGGCTCACCGAAAACAGCAAGAAATTTGACCACTGTTTTTCAGAATATGGCAGACACTAATAGTCAAGCTTCATTAGAAAATAATAAGTCCGAATATTACCCTTTATTCTATCCTCAAAAGAGGAAAATGGAGAAGGCACTAGAAAAAGAGTGCCCGATTAAGAGAAGAAAAATGAAAGTAACTTCTGATCAAATGCTGCTGGATGCCggtcaaaaaaaatttggacTCGTAGAATGTGCCGAATGTAATTATGTGTATAATGCTGGTGATCCAAAAGATGAACATTTGCATGATAACCATCATAATGCCACAAATATTCTCCAGTTCAAT GGAtggaaaaatgaaagaattgTCGATCAAATTGATGGAAGAATCATTCAGATACTTCCTGGCGACTCCAAGCAGTGGATCGACAAAGTGAAACGTCTTGCTTCCTTCATTAATAGAGAAATGGGTTACCAAAATATGGAAATTGATATCAGTAGATCCATG GTTTTCCTTTTCATATTCAACAAGTCTATCATTGGCTGTTTGATGGCTGAGAGCAAAACTTCCGCGAACAAGATATTAACAGCCAACGTTGAGGTTGATCTGTGCTCACTGGAAGAATACCCTGTAACGTGCGGAGTGTCCAGAATCTGGGTTGCACCTAGCTATCGAAAGAAAGGAATAGCCACAAAACTGATGGAAACCCTTCGCAAGAATTTCTTACCAGATCGAATGGTTGAAAAAGGGGAAATAGCCCTTAGCGCCCCTACACCTGATGGAAAACTATTTGCAACCAAATACTTTCAAACGCCAAACTTTTATACAtatttgaattga
- the LOC123306442 gene encoding androgen-dependent TFPI-regulating protein-like — MEEKFRLGFHSIVVACFTIASIWALFLCDFENVTDDRVLDMQKYGGRYFTTWNFLFQLVYFSLALSEDFLLIYTPCESCLKTISKFKGYIFTSFVVPYTTYVFVVFWSLFKYDRELVFPSATDEVVPLWFNHMVHTVPLVFMVFEFYFTERNVLPDWRRILVGFSIMTAAYFTILFHTKSKTGRYFYGIFHLLAPWQIIIFIISSYFLALLVIKGGIYIQQLVQMSKNPVVSCIRKIS, encoded by the exons ACAATAGCTTCCATATGGGCTCTATTTTTGtgcgatttcgaaaatgttacAGATGATCGAGTGCTAGATATGCAAAAGTATGGTGGTAGATACTTCACAACTTGGAATTTC CTATTTCAACTGGTTTATTTTTCCCTCGCACTGAGCGAAGATTTTCTCTTGATTTACACCCCTTGTGAATCCTGTCTGAAGACTATATCGAAATTTAAAGGCTACATATTCACTTCCTTCGTTGTACCGTATACAACATACGTTTTCGTGGTGTTCTGGTCATTGTTCAAGTACGATAGAGAATTGGTGTTTCCATCTGCCACCGACGAAGTAGTACCCTTGTGGTTCAATCACATGGTTCATACGGTACCTCTCGTTTTCatggtttttgaattttatttcaccGAGAGGAACGTTTTACCTGATTGGCGAAGAATTTTGGTTGGATTTTCAATTATGACTGCAGCGTATTTTACTAT ATTATTCCACACCAAATCAAAAACTGGTCGATATTTTTACGGCATTTTCCATTTACTAGCACCTTGGCAGATCATTATATTCATCATTTCCAGTTATTTCCTGGCATTATTGGTCATAAAAGGTGGAATCTATATCCAACAACTGGTCCAAATGAGTAAAAATCCAGTAGTTTCATGCATAAGAAAAATATCTTGA